A region of uncultured Acidilobus sp. JCHS DNA encodes the following proteins:
- a CDS encoding looped-hinge helix DNA binding domain, AbrB family, with translation MAEGVGLTFEVKVHRGRRITIPKAVADLLGIGEGSRLRLRVEGNRVVLEPVRDALWFAMHGPKVGXXXXXXXINLLECVNEKLKKGKVNKIKVAVAYVKLSGVEMFSDLFEDVSECTIITSLDFGITELEGVKKLKELGCSVYIYNGKKEFHPKVYLFESGSQEFAIIGSSNLSEGALTGKMSNLT, from the coding sequence ATGGCTGAGGGCGTTGGCCTCACCTTTGAGGTCAAGGTCCACAGGGGGAGGCGCATAACAATACCTAAGGCGGTCGCTGACCTGCTGGGCATAGGTGAGGGCTCTAGGCTCAGGCTTCGCGTTGAGGGCAACAGGGTTGTCCTGGAGCCGGTCAGGGACGCCCTCTGGTTCGCAATGCACGGGCCCAAGGTGGGNNNNNNNNNNNNNNNNNNNNGTATTAACCTTTTAGAATGTGTTAATGAAAAGCTTAAAAAAGGAAAAGTAAATAAAATAAAGGTTGCAGTAGCCTATGTTAAGCTTTCTGGCGTGGAAATGTTTAGTGATCTTTTTGAAGACGTTAGCGAGTGTACTATTATTACTTCGCTAGATTTTGGAATCACCGAACTAGAAGGGGTCAAGAAGCTAAAGGAGCTAGGATGTTCCGTGTACATTTACAACGGTAAGAAGGAGTTTCATCCTAAAGTCTACTTATTTGAATCAGGGTCACAGGAGTTTGCAATTATTGGCTCCTCGAACTTAAGCGAAGGAGCGTTAACTGGGAAAATGTCGAACTTAACCTAA